From Brassica rapa cultivar Chiifu-401-42 chromosome A06, CAAS_Brap_v3.01, whole genome shotgun sequence:
GGTGCATAGCCACTCCACGTCCATTCACACTTGTTCGTTTATGTCTCCGTAATTAATACGCCGGTGGCTTCGCTTCTGTTCTACAAAGGAAACTACAAGTTATGTCACTGTCCACGTGGCTGCCTTATTGGGCATATAGACGTTActatacatgttttttttgggagggctcaaaacaaaaatagtaacaagtgaaattattatttttgtgggAACCACTGGGCAGGTGTCGAGGCCTCCTGAGGTTGCTAAACATCGCGGCTGTCTTTCACCGCCCAACGGTCCGAATACTTTATAAAGCTTGCCAAGGTGGTTGGTCCTTAATCATTCCGTTATGTTGAAGGTATCTTctgctttttttcttttcgttttCGTCTACGACTCTTGCCTTTTATCGAACAGTCTTTATATTTCTGTGATCTGTATAACAAACAACATTAGGGGACTaaaatagtataatattattGACTTACTAATACTATTACATGTTTAATCAATTAGCTAATGACAACGCTCTAAGCAAATAGAGGAAAAACATCGCGGGTAAGGCCACTTTTAAGCATGGCCCTTGTTTAAAAAATCAGGCCAGGATTTGTAAGCCCGCGGGCTTCATACCATATTAACATAGTTAATCCATGGTAATGGGCTTCTGTGATTAAGTTTTGCGTAAGTGTGATATGTTCATGGAGATGACGAGTTGTTTCAAAAGATGAGAGCAGAGTTTGGACACTTTTATGATCCAACTCCAAGATTGGTAACTTAAAAGGGTCGTACCTGTTTATTTTTAGGTTCATATGTATAATGATCCTATGATAAAGCTAAGGTATGATATTATTTAAGAAAGAAGAATGTTTACAATCTCAACACGGTGATGAACCGTGATTGAGCCCAAATCCAAGAGCCACCTCTTGAAACCCTTTTACAATCCAATTCCAAGCCAAGTTCGTAATGAAGATGATGACTCCTATTTATAGCTCACAGTCAACTCTAACTGCCATTCCAGATCATCATGCCAAGTCAGCTCCAGGTTATCAATAATCCTATGGTATTTATCAATATTCCCCTCGCTAAAGTCTCTTGTGCTTGCAGGTACATATGAGCCTCACCATTCACCAACTCAAGCAAAAAAACAAGGAAGTAGTGGCGATGTTCCCAAACTTGTACGCAACTCAGTTACGTTGCTCCTCATCATCACTTCAGGAATATGTATGTAACCTCCTGTTTAAGACAGTACGAAAGAACAACCCTAAAACATAAGTACCTATAAATACACGTTTTATTATGAAAGATAATCAAGCAAAACGTTGAATATTGTACAAATATGTTGAAATCAATTATATTTGGATAAGCTTTCTGATTGCATGTGTATATATCATCACATATAAAAAGTTTATAAGTGTGTGTAAACAGTTTCAACTTTTGTTGAATATGTGGTGAATAGTTAATATTTTGAGATATCATGAAAGCCTAAGGAAGTACACAGTTTGTAAGCCAGTAGGTTTTTCTATATGTATGTTAATAATCGGTTTCTAATTGTTAGTTTAACCAGCATACTACTTGATCTCCCAAAGAGGAGACTCGAATAGGTTTCGAAATGACAATGAAGAACATATGTAATTGAGCTTTGTTCTAATCTGAGACCGTAGAAGAAAGCGATATACACTTCGTATCACATACTCTTACGGATAGAAAATGCAGTATCTTTCAGGTAAATTCCAGATTGAGTCAATTCATATCTTCTCAAAACTCCAGACAAAGCTTGTAGGATGGTGACTGGTGAGTTTCACATTGATATTAATGTTCATGTTTTCGGATGACAGGATGagtatgagagagagagagagagagagggaaagagagagagagagaggtcagGTTTTGAAATTGGATTGTGGACACTATGATTACTTGGCGTAAGGGTTgcctagagaagtgaagttcaATCTGCAAAAAGAAAATCACAATTATTTAAGTGGTTTAAAATAATGTCGTGCCGCAAGGGAGAGGAAGGAATGAGTCAATGGTTTAAACTTCTGAGTCAAGTTGGGGAGAGTGTGGGGACAATTCATTGATCATCACATGCAGAAGACTTGACAAATCAACTCAAAATCCGACAAGAGTTGACGCAAGACTTGCAAACCTAAAGCTCTTTAAAGGGGAGCCCCCAACCATGACACAACTCAACACTTATCACACAAacttaaagaaagaaaaaaagaaggatGTTGATTCCGATCCAATCTTATTTCATCTTATTTCTTTCCCTTATTTTCAACACTCTTGCTTCTCCTAGGCTCGAAATGAATGCTCTTTTGGAGTTCAAAAATGAGTTCCCGTTAAGTGCACCAGACCCACATGCTTCTTTTGCTTTCTCTTTTAGTTCGTGGAACACGAGCATTGATCACTGTTCCTGGAAAGGTGTCACCTGCAATGCTAATTCCGGTGAGGTGATATCACTCTTTCTTCAGTTCATCTTTCTAAATGGCTCTTTGAAAGCAAACAGTAGTCTTTTAAAACTCCAACATCTTGATAGCCTAACCCTTTCACATTGCAATCTCATAGGAAAGATTCCATCTTCACTAGGAAATCTTTCTCACCTCATAGACCTTGACCTTTATGGTAATAACTTGGTTGGTGAAATTCCATATTCACTAGGAAACTTGTCCCGTCTCACAAATCTTCTTCTTGCTGAGAATCACTTGAGAGGTGAAGTTCCGCCTACAATTGGCAACCTAAACCAGCTAACATTTATGGTCTTGGCCTCAAACAACTTGAGTGGTAACATTCCTAGTTCATTTTCCAGTTTCAGCAAGCTGTCCTATTTAGATCTCTCAAAAAATCAATTCACCGGTGGAGATTTACCTAGTATACTATCAAATTTAACCAGCTTGTCCGAATTAGACATTTCCTATAATCACTTCAAATCCAAGCTTCCATCTAACATGAGTGGACTCCATAACTTGGAGGTATTTGACGCAAAAGAAAACTCTTTTGTCGGGAATGTCCCTATATCCCTGTTTACGATTCCTTCACTAAAAGAGGTTTTTTTGAGTGGAAACCAGTTTGAGGGACCCTTAGAGTTTGGGAATACATCCTCATCGTCTAAGTTAAAATGGCTAAACCTTGCTTCTAACAACTTCAATGGACCAATCCCAGAATCTATATCTGGATTTCTCAAACTCGGTGTGTTAGATCTTAGCAATAACAGTTTCCTTGGGCCAATCCCTGGATCTATGTCCCAATTAGTCTCCCTAAGGGTTCTAGATCTCTCCTACAATAAGTTGGAAGGTCAAGTACCGAGTTTCTTGTGGAGGTTGCCTAAGTTGACGCTTTCTCATAATTCTTTCAGTAGCCTCGAGGAAGTTGTCGTCAATGGAAGCTCCTCTGATCTTAGTTCAAATTCCCACGTTGATCTTGGTTCAAACTCACTCCGAGGATCATTTCCCCGATGGATCTGTAGGTCTACAACATTAGACTTCTTAGATCTGTCAAACAACCATTTCTCTGGTTCCATTCCTTCATGTTTGATGAATTCCACTGCTTCTTTGGGTGATATAATTCTAAGAAACAACAACTTGAGTGGATTCCTTCCAGAAATCTTCACCAATGCCACCAAGTTACGATCCCTAGACGTTAGCCGTAACCAGTTAGCGGGGAAGCTTCCGAAATCTTTGATCAACTGCAAGTCCATGGAATATCTGAATCTGAAAGGAAACAAGTTCAAGGACACGTTTCCATCTTGGTTGGGATCTTTGGTATCATTACGTGTTCTGTTTCTCGGATCAAATGCATTTTATGGTCCATTAATCTCTTCACACTTCGGGTTACCAAGTTTGCGAGTCATTGATATATCGCACAATAGCTTCGATGGAACATTGCCACAAGATTATTTTGTGAACTGGCATGAAATGTCATCAGTGTGGGTAGATGAAACTAAATGGCCTCTGCCTGAGGATCCTATATATCAAGGCAGCCCATTTACCATGGGCGGAGTAAACATTTTTGATGATTCGATGGATATGATGTATAAAGGTGTAGACACAAAGTTTCCACGGATATTTCGTGCGTTCAAAGCCATCGATTTTTCTGGAAATAAATTCACTGGACAGATCCCTAAATCAATTGGCCTGTTGAAGGAATTGATTCTTGTCAACTTTTCAAGAAATGCATTTACAGGCAGTATCCCTTCATCCTTGGCAAATATAACACATCTAGAGGCACTAGATCTCTCTCACAACAAGCTTACAGGTAATATTCCTCGTGATCTTGCCAAACTCTCCTTCATATCATACTTGGACTTCTCCCACAACCTTCTCCAAGGTCCAGTTCCACGAAGCACTCAGTTTCAAAGTCAAAATTGCTCTTCATTCGAGGACAATCTTGGACTCTTTGGTCTCGAGGAAGTCTGTGGACCGATCCATGTTCCGGATCCAACATCCGGGAATTCACAACAATCAGAGGAATTTTCATCCAAAGAGTCAGAAGAAGTGTTGAACTGGATAGCAGCTGCAATAGCCTTCGGACCTGGTATGTTCTGTGGACTGGTGATCGGTTATATCTCCTTCACTTCACACAAACACATATGGGTCATGTAGAAGTTTCGTCGCAACCATCCCTGTGGGATCATCACTGTTCGTTAACTGCATCACTCTCAACTTTGTTTCCTTAAGCGTCTTGTAAGTCTGTACTTCCAATAACTGGTTCGTCAAAATGTTGTGTTTGTAATTTTGgttctattaaacattgttgGTGTTTTGTTGTAATGgtaaaatttgaagttttatttgaCAGACTTATACTTGTCTGCGAAGGTGGAAACTTTTTTGGGACACAGAACATGTTTTAGGTCCATAGACGAGAACCTAATACATATATCCAAACGATTACATCAAACTAAAAGTATGGGATATAGAACTTTGCTTTTAACatcaaataaaatcatataatataaaaatcttcttgTACATAAATAAGAAGAACTCTTCCACTTGACATCTCGAGTTTGGATAAGCTCTGAGATTCTTGGAGATGTAGGCGACACCAGTATTACTTGCCGTTGGTTTTgcctagagatgtgaagtttaaTCTGCAAAGAGCAAGCAAACATTGCCAAATCAAATAAAGTAAAGAAATACAAATCACTTACTTGAATACAGGTTTTCGCTGTTGTACCGAAGCTCTATGCGTCACCTCGGGGCTGTCTCATTGGAAGAACCATTAAGATTATAGAAaataatcaaacaagaacaagaactaGAGACCAGGTTTAAGTATCAAAAATTGATCATAAAAGAAAGAACCTCGAGTTCTTCCAGTTCTCCACTAGAGAATGGTTAACCATTTGAAGTAGTGGCAACAAACGGAGGTATAGTTGCAGTAGCTGTCGAGAGATTGCGTCTTTATTTGAAATACGATCAATCACTTTCTAAAATCAAAACTGTCTCCAATCTCCTCTGTTTCTTGACTAGGAGCTTGA
This genomic window contains:
- the LOC103872573 gene encoding receptor-like protein 30 is translated as MLIPIQSYFILFLSLIFNTLASPRLEMNALLEFKNEFPLSAPDPHASFAFSFSSWNTSIDHCSWKGVTCNANSGEVISLFLQFIFLNGSLKANSSLLKLQHLDSLTLSHCNLIGKIPSSLGNLSHLIDLDLYGNNLVGEIPYSLGNLSRLTNLLLAENHLRGEVPPTIGNLNQLTFMVLASNNLSGNIPSSFSSFSKLSYLDLSKNQFTGGDLPSILSNLTSLSELDISYNHFKSKLPSNMSGLHNLEVFDAKENSFVGNVPISLFTIPSLKEVFLSGNQFEGPLEFGNTSSSSKLKWLNLASNNFNGPIPESISGFLKLGVLDLSNNSFLGPIPGSMSQLVSLRVLDLSYNKLEGQVPSFLWRLPKLTLSHNSFSSLEEVVVNGSSSDLSSNSHVDLGSNSLRGSFPRWICRSTTLDFLDLSNNHFSGSIPSCLMNSTASLGDIILRNNNLSGFLPEIFTNATKLRSLDVSRNQLAGKLPKSLINCKSMEYLNLKGNKFKDTFPSWLGSLVSLRVLFLGSNAFYGPLISSHFGLPSLRVIDISHNSFDGTLPQDYFVNWHEMSSVWVDETKWPLPEDPIYQGSPFTMGGVNIFDDSMDMMYKGVDTKFPRIFRAFKAIDFSGNKFTGQIPKSIGLLKELILVNFSRNAFTGSIPSSLANITHLEALDLSHNKLTGNIPRDLAKLSFISYLDFSHNLLQGPVPRSTQFQSQNCSSFEDNLGLFGLEEVCGPIHVPDPTSGNSQQSEEFSSKESEEVLNWIAAAIAFGPGMFCGLVIGYISFTSHKHIWVM